The genomic interval ACCGGATTTTGACTTGTTCTCTACAATATGCATGTCCACCATTGTACAGATAACAACCATTATCAGTCAAGTATATTGTCGTATAATAACAATATATTAGTGACTACATATTTATTAAAAATACAGCCTTAACAAACTATGTATTAAGCACTTATGCGTTTTGGCAGGGGTGAACATCCGATATAAACAAGGTGTTTCCCTCTATCAATCCAATCTCTATACAGAATTTTACATTCTGATTTAACACCTGCTTTTTATCGCCTCTTTATTCTCTCTGCGAAATCTCGATATCGTACGGTAATCAGGTTTTATACCGGATACTAACCACATGAAGGATAGATTATGATAGCACGCCCTTTCCAGTCTGCGGGAACTCCTTTCCCCATAGGCATATCCATATACGATTAATTTTAAGAGCGCCCTTGGATGATACTCATGCGCACCGGCTTTATACGCATTGATCTCAAAACCCATTTCCTGAAGGTCTAAGCTCTCTATAAACGCATCATACGCCCTCACAGGATCTTCTTTTCCCACATAATCTTGTATTACCGGTGGAAAAAGTGTATTTTGATCTCTATTCCCTATAATATAGCCAAACAAATATGATTTTAGGAATTTGGCAATAAAATGGCTTTCTAAAAAACAGATTTATTTGACTAAGCATACTATACAAGCACGCCCCTTAATTCCCTCTTTATAGAGAGGACTGGGAGGTGTAAATTTTTCGAAAACCTTATTTGTTTGACTATATATGCCATATTCCCCTTGTCTCCTTAGTTTAATGCAATCATGTGTGATGAAAACAAACCGTAAAATAGGTTTATCTCTTTATTTTACAAGTGGTTATGTTAGCATAAACCATACAGATAGTCAAGGGTTTTTTGACTTTAATTTGTTGATTTATAAACACTTACGTCATTTCACCTATGTCTGGCTAAAACCTGCACACAACGACTACCTGGTGAACGGTTGTTTGGCTGAAGATAGTTTCTTATTCACCTATGTGACCTTTTTAAGCCATAAATGTTTTCATTTGACCCAGTCTGCGGAGCTTTGGAACGAGCGTTTTTTTCATAGAACTAAAGTGTTACGCTTTTTTAGATGAATCGTAACAGTTTGCTTAACAGATAGAGTGTATTCCCGATTGGGATAGTTCAGCAGCGGCAATTCATGGAATTTTTAAAACTAAACTGTTGCGCTGAATCTTATAATTAAACTACAAATAAACCATGAATGAATATAGATAAATACTTTGTATTTCTCTAAAACATACCATAGAATGATTAGTCTATTTGTCAGTTTTATTTCATTTTTGCGCTGTCAGTAGTTTTCAGGTTGCCATGTAATACAAGATTGCAGAAATTCAGATATTTATTTATAGGAATAAATAGGAGTTATGGATAATGGAAATAGATGTTGGCAAGGGATCAATACTTATTGCTAATCCGCAGGGCACCGATCCGAATTTTATGCAGACAGTAGTGCTAATATGCGAACATAGCAAAAGAGGGACATTGGGTTTAATATTAAACAAAACATTAGGGAAAAAAGGACAGGAAATATTTGTTTCTTCTGCCAATACCAAGACAAAGGATAAAGAAATATTTTTTGGAGGCCCTGTCGATACAAACAATATGTTCTATCTTCACGGCAACTTTAAAAATGAAACACATAATTGTGTGAAAATATGTGAAGGGGTTTATTTAGGTTCAAATCAAGGATGTTTCAATGCGTTTATGTCTCGTAAAAATGTATCGGATAATATTTTTCGTCTTTATCTTGGCTGTGCCTGCTGGTCGGGCGGACAGCTTGAATCTGAAATTGAGACGAAGTGCTGGACGGTGGGTACCGCAACTGAAAAAATGGTATTCTATCCTAGCCCGGATAATATATGGTGGAACATCTTACGTTCAATCAGCAGTATTGACCCTGAATTTCCCTATGATAATGCGGAACCAATACTGAACTAAAAAACATTAATATTGAAATTCCTAAACGTTCAATTAGGGCGGATTGGCACGGACAAACTTGTTTGACCGTGCCACCTTGCAACGAATTTTTATTTAAAATGTATAAATCCTTATTATTCATCTTTTGAAAACCTTATTTGTGTGACGATAAAATGAAAATTGCCATTGGATCCGACCATGCCGGTTTATGGTTAAAGAAATCATTTATAGCACATTTTGATAAACCGGAGTACCAGTTAATTGATGTAGGCACATACAGTACAGAACCGGTAGATTATCCTGATTATGCAGAAGCGGTTGGCAGAAAATTACTAGATGGGAGCGCCGATAGGGGTATTTTGATTTGCTGTAGTGGTGTTGGAGCTTCTGTTGCGGCAAACAAGATTCCTGGTATTC from Candidatus Kuenenia stuttgartiensis carries:
- a CDS encoding transposase, translated to MGKEDPVRAYDAFIESLDLQEMGFEINAYKAGAHEYHPRALLKLIVYGYAYGERSSRRLERACYHNLSFMWLVSGIKPDYRTISRFRRENKEAIKSRC
- a CDS encoding YqgE/AlgH family protein, coding for MEIDVGKGSILIANPQGTDPNFMQTVVLICEHSKRGTLGLILNKTLGKKGQEIFVSSANTKTKDKEIFFGGPVDTNNMFYLHGNFKNETHNCVKICEGVYLGSNQGCFNAFMSRKNVSDNIFRLYLGCACWSGGQLESEIETKCWTVGTATEKMVFYPSPDNIWWNILRSISSIDPEFPYDNAEPILN
- the rpiB gene encoding ribose 5-phosphate isomerase B; its protein translation is MKIAIGSDHAGLWLKKSFIAHFDKPEYQLIDVGTYSTEPVDYPDYAEAVGRKLLDGSADRGILICCSGVGASVAANKIPGIRAGLCHDTYSAHQGVEHDDMNILVLGACIVGLKLAIELVQSFLGATFNGEERHKRRVGKIESIEKRYKG